In Spea bombifrons isolate aSpeBom1 chromosome 9, aSpeBom1.2.pri, whole genome shotgun sequence, the genomic stretch CAGCGCTGTAGAATACGATGGGGATCGGCTGCTTTGCGTGGCCCAAAGAAGCACAAATCGTGGAGAGGGCTTTATACTGCAGCTTTTTAACCTcagcttttttaaagaatgcatattaaacatttGTTAAACAATTATATGATTTGAAAGCGTCCAGCCCCTACCCCATCCTACATCTTTCATGGAATGGTTTCATGTTTATGAACCAAGACCGGATATTTCATTTGGGATCTGCTGTACTTTCACACAAGGGCCTGATCTGGTCGTGGCGTCCGCACCAAGCCCTGTTGAGTTATTTGTAGTTACCTCGACCCATTCTGCCTCAGAGTCCCGATCCGGGGGTTTCACTTGCAGCTTGGCGTATAAACACTGCTGAAGCACAACGCGGGCCGCTACCTCCCTGCCAGCCTCTGCCATCTGTATTTACAGGGTGTCCTGGCAGAACAATACAGACAAAACATTAGtcagaaagaaaacaagaatCCTATTAAcgctaattaaatatttaatgcctTTTTAAATTAGGGACCAATAATTAACGTCACTTAGCAGCCTCAAACATTAAAGAACAAGTTCCCCTAAAATACCAAATTACCTAATCTGGCAAAAATTGTACGAAATGGCAGTAAATTATATGTACTGTTTTTGGCTATAAACCATACACAGGATACAACTCCATTGATATTACACTGAGATGACGTCACTTTATGGGCTGTGAGAGGCTCACTCCCAAATTGCTGGAATACTTTAACAATGGCTGCGCCTTCCTGTACAAATCTCCCTTTGGAAACATACACGATCGTATGCTTTCATACAGTCTCATAACTCTCATTACTTCACTGTCATTCTTCCGCCTGTCATGCTTCCGCTCGCGATTCACTGATTGGATGAGTCAAAGGGAGGCTGGGAACGCAGATCCGTAGACGCCAGACACTTCCGCCTTGATGTGCCTAGCACGCGTTGCTAGGTAAAACACCATGGTGACTTTGGGAGGCCTAAGGCTCGGGGTCAGCGCCTTCCGGTGTGGAGTCTACTCTTGGTTTCGGCAGAGTTATTCCGTCTCATGGAGCTCGGTAGGCACCTGGACGTATCTCGGTGCCCGTGCACCGAACGGATAAAGGAACGCAAACGGGAACCCATTACTGTCCCCAAAGtgtgacaccccccccccagtgatgtcataacAGAATAGTAAAAACGGcagttaaataaaatgacagtttTAACCAATCTGCGAGCTTTTTACTATAATTTAAAGGGCAAATCCAATAGGAAAAAGGGAACCTTTTCGCCTTGAGCATAAAacccaatgctgtatacagtaatgtagggtGAAATCTCATTTTATTCCAATTAAACGTCATCTGCCAttattgtcagtcatgtgaaggctgggtgattaagactgagccattctattgtttaccaaaaGGTGGtatgataaagagccattgtaTGAATGGTAGCTGTGGGCTAAAATAACAGCGTTAGAACACGTGCGTGACAAGTACACAACTGTCTGCAAATATTATGTATTCTGTGCAAAAACAGACAACGccacaatattttggaaagCTCATTTTTAACATGCTACTAAGAAAAATATGGTGCGGGGTCGTCTACCTAGCATTTTCTTTTgcactatattttttaatctttccaATAATTTACAAGCAAAGGAGCAGGAGGGGAATGTATTTCTAATAATCaacatttatcattattattacatttaatttatatggcgccaacaattGTTGTAATGCATCAACGTGTGTGCGGTTTATTCACACATGTTTATTTGTTAGAATTATTGCTGTTGTTTTTAaagtctatttattatttttatatttattttttattttaattttttttggtgaattttTATAGTCCATGCCGTCTCGGGAAGAAAAGCTGAAGGAGAAGCAAGACAAACTGATGGCTCGTGGCTTGCCAAAGAAGAAGCCAATTCCTGGGGTCAATCACGTGGTGGTAGTAGCCTCTGGCAAAGGGGGTGTTGGCAAGTCAACAACGGCAGGTGATGTCACCGTCATACAGAAGATGTGCGTCTTGGAGCAGAgaagagatgtgatagaaagatttaaaagggatttaacaaaggacaggagggaagtttatttcaaaggaggagaaatgttggaAAAAGAGGCCAtactctaaaactagagggttggAGGTTTagcgagagggtggtagataaagggaacagcctcccatcaggagtggaagaggctaatacagtaaggcaatataaacatgaatgggataggcataagtcTTACTTTcctgagtcttacatcaggaaaaatgggcagagtagatggcctgaatggttcttatctgccggcaaattctgtgTCTCTATGTGGCTATTTTTGTCAGGAACATCATTTTGCTCCGTTCTCCACCGATAATGCTTGTTGGCGCAGCCAGACTTCTGCTATGCGAAAATGGAAACCCATGGTACttgcatagaatttgacagcacataagaaccattttgCCCACCTCCCCATctcgtctgcccatttttcctgatgtaagggattTAAAccctatcagtctttggtcaggtCCTATAGTGAGCTTTATGCTTTTACCATGCTTGTTTAAACTAccttactgtattagtctccaacactgctgggagactgttccatgtatctactacttTCTGGACAGACCTTTACGTCACATCTAAGACCCTGGCCTTTAAGTTTTAGACCATAACCTTTCTttctaacattgctcctcctttcaaataagcttgccccctttaatttgttaaatccctCTAAGTATTTGAAttgtttctattgcatctcccctctcttctctcctccaaggcgtacatattaagatcctttaatctgtcctgataatttctgtcctgcaaaccacttggcatttttgtagctctcctctgaGCTCTAGacgcaatactctaggtgagtcCTGACCGGAGATCTTATCGTCTAGATCTGAATCCTATGATTTGCAGTTGAAGGTGAATTGTGCTTATAGAGCTAATAGACATTATTATGTTGTATGCAGCATTAACAATAAGATGGACACATGTTAGCAAATGCTGGCATAGAAGGAGAGACCCCCTACACGTGCGAGCTTTCAATCTAAAGCAGcgataaaagaaaatgtataaatacgtTGGGATTATGTAGAAAAAGTGGTTTCATCTTTTCATAATGTGTTAGATCTCATtttattctggtgcaaagtataaacagtcttatcaccatagcaaccgataGATTAGGGTTATTAAATAGGAGCATGGTACTGTGATGATCCAACCACTATACTTGACTTTTCTAATGCTATATGTGTATTTGAGCATATTATAAAAGGAAAGGCCATTTTTGTCAACAGAAatatgctattattattataattattacagcCTTATTATGCAGGGATGTTGCTGTGATAAACGTTTCTATGATTTTGTGATgcgttataatatttatttgttttaacagTGAATCTGGCATTGGGATTAGCTGCAATTGATAGCGTGAGTTTCTCTTAATGATTTGTATTCATGTGAAAACGTGTTGAAATATTACTAAGCAAAACCTGAACAAAACCCGGGCAAAACCTGAACTAGCCTTATGATTACACTTGTTTACAACTGAATATGCTTGTGTTTTTACTAAACCAACAGTTTACCTACAAAATGTTTGCGGCAGAAGTTTGccttttcattaatatttcacTATTTAATTCACCAAATTCACTAATTGAACTATTTATTCTTGGAACACAGGTAAAAGCGGTGGGTTTGCTGGATGCTGATGTGTATGGGCCTTCCATCCCCAAAATGATGAATTTGAAAGGAAACCCAGAGTTGTCCCACAGTAAGTGCGATACGACTGTACTACGAGTAGCAAAGCAACGTTTGTCTTAATTCCAAGACCATGTGGAGTCCTGGGCTCAATCACAGGCCTGTGACTAGGACATGGCTTTagttgtacttattgccctagagAAAGAAATAGTTcacactagagccctgcgcaggGCTGTTTTCTTAATTCTGctcccgctgaatttctgaccattaccgcccgctCCCACAACGCGTGTGTTCCACTCGCTCCCGCTCCCACAACATACGTgtccaatcctgcccgctccattaacatatgtgtccaatcccggcCGCACCCGCAAACATTCTGTCACAGCTTTTACAGATAGTGAAGAATtgaattccctcattcacagatactcattcatttactcattcacagatactcattcattccctcaatcatgcatactcattcatacagctATATGTATATGCAGCTATATTTACTTCACTGTGCTGTCTCTCGCTGAACACAAGTAGCACATCAAGGACAAATATTGCCCAGTCATTGTATTTCTGGCTAACAGACTGACACTTCAGCAAAAGTAGctgaatgaaataaataagaaagaaacatgtatataatatgaagTATAATTAATACTCATGCACATGGGATAATCAGCACtgcatttattactttttttttttcttttctttttttcagagaacATGATGATCCCACTGGTCAATTATGGTATAAAATGGTGAGAATTTGTTTAAGGCCCTTGCAAAAGTAATCTCacctttgtgtgtgtgtgtatatatatattatttattatgtataatcCCCAATGTCTCCTGCAAGATGTGCTCAAAGACTAGAGTGACAAGATGTCACAGTAGCCGGGTATGGATTGACCATTTCATTATCCCAACCTGCTGATGCGGCATGCCTGCCAATGCAATCTGTACAATCAGTTTGTTTTCTAAATAAGCGAGCCCCCTCAAGGTGGTAGACCCGTTCTGAGACTTGTGTATGAACACCATTCAGTCAGGCCATTGGGGAGTGTGCACCATTTGCTCACAAGCCGTGTGCGCCTTGTTGACCTTTAAAAAGTGAAGACATATGCAAAGGCCCTATGCCAATAAACATATTGCCAACTGGCTTAGTTCAGAATTGCCAACTTTTTGACAAAAGCCCAAACAGAGGTAACCAAACATACCCACATATTCACTATAAATAGGGCTATTCAGTGTGATCAGGCCTCATGTGAACAAGTACTCGCTGAGTCAGCGGACCAAAAGATGACTCTGCGTGACTCAGTGACTGCTGAGAGGAGCCCACTCTTCGGTGTAATCAtctctttgtgtttttgttagtATGTCTATGGGTTTCCTAGTGGAAGAGACTGCCCCCATTGTATGGCGAGGTCTGATGGTCATGTCTGCGATTGAGCGGCTGCTAAGACAGGTGAGAGTGCACACAATGTACAAGACAAAGCCTTCAAACTATTATGTGCTTAATCCAGCTAATATAAATGGTTACCGTAAGAAGTAGGTGCATTTTTTCCTATCTTAGGAAGCAAGAAATACTACAGAATAATATTGcccttttaataataatattcattaaCCATGCTGCTTTTAAAAGGTGTCGTTAAGCAAAAAGGAAAACTTCagtacctgcttttgtgtcacatgacaattaagtgttcccggctTGTTTACATGGTTAATTGTTTTTGGGACCTAGATTACTTTATTTGAATACATTCAGTTTTTTGAGTTGGAAAAGAGTTTTCAGCGAAGTGAGTTGTGCTGCAATGGCCGCCATTCAGGTAGTTGGTCAACACATGCATTTCagcataaatatgtaaatgtacaCCGACTCACAAGGGGTTCAAAGACATGGGGTGTGTGTAATACTCTATAGCATGGATTACTTCTCTGTATGTTCAGCCGGGTTTCATGTTTCAGGTGGAATGGGGAGATTTGGACTATCTGGTGATTGACATGCCTCCAGGAACTGGAGATGTGCAGCTGTCTATTTCTCAGAACCTCCCCATCTCTGGTAAGCAATAATATTCCTGAACCATCGACAACAGGGGCTTCTTTGGCCGTCTCAGAGCTGGCTGCCACATTTCCATGTCCAATTTCATTGCTCATACTTAATTCAGTTGCATATGGGGCATTAGCTACACCCATTTATTCTCTATAGGCAGACTTAAAATGCTTTTCTTGCAATAGATCTGCATGAAAACCGCTTGTGTGTCAAACGCAACACAATACACCAATTGTGTGCCAAATttgattt encodes the following:
- the NUBPL gene encoding iron-sulfur protein NUBPL, whose product is MVTLGGLRLGVSAFRCGVYSWFRQSYSVSWSSSMPSREEKLKEKQDKLMARGLPKKKPIPGVNHVVVVASGKGGVGKSTTAVNLALGLAAIDSVKAVGLLDADVYGPSIPKMMNLKGNPELSHKNMMIPLVNYGIKCMSMGFLVEETAPIVWRGLMVMSAIERLLRQVEWGDLDYLVIDMPPGTGDVQLSISQNLPISGAVIVSTPQDIALLDARRGAEMFQKVSVPVLGLIQNMSVFRCPKCDHETHIFGAEGAARLARSLGLELLGDIPLHLNIRETCDLGKPVVVSDPNSDEARAYLNIAREVMRRLS